The following are from one region of the Juglans regia cultivar Chandler chromosome 10, Walnut 2.0, whole genome shotgun sequence genome:
- the LOC118349541 gene encoding anthocyanidin 3-O-glucosyltransferase 7-like — protein sequence MTQSSGKNPHVAVLAFPLGSHPWSLLSLASRLASAAPDVRFSFLNTAKSNQKLSATSGAHLPHNLKLYDVADGVPEGHVPKNPPEELELFLEAAPERFRKGMDMAVAEAGQQKITCIINDAFLVFGYDMAADMHAKWVPLFVAAPYDLSAHFYSALIHETYAKACGGSEAHGNGGAVGDLNPIDKTLDAIPGLSVMRFGDLSPDILQEILPGNHSNPSPIFASALRRIREVLPRANAVVMNSFQELNSAILTDDHKSKFQDILYVGFLTITIPTPPLPPSHSDATGCLPWLDEQKPTSVAYISFGTVAVLPPHEFAALAEALEASCVPFLWSLREDLKAFLPNGFLERTRKQGKIVPWAPQTHVLSHKAVGVYVTHCGYNSVFESIVGEVPMICRPVLGDGMMNARMVEDVWETGVRVEGGVFTKNGMVKSLELVLGHDDQHRRRMMKKIRDLKEVVVKAAGPDGIASKDFKTLLDLISQ from the coding sequence ATGACTCAAAGCTCAGGAAAAAATCCACATGTTGCTGTTTTGGCATTTCCACTCGGCAGCCATCCCTGGTCTTTACTCAGCCTAGCTTCCAGATTAGCATCGGCCGCCCCTGACGTGCGGTTCTCCTTCCTCAACACTGCCAAATCCAACCAAAAGCTCTCCGCCACCTCAGGAGCTCACCTCCCACACAACCTTAAATTATACGATGTTGCGGATGGCGTGCCGGAGGGACATGTCCCCAAGAATCCCCCCGAGGAACTGGAGCTGTTCCTTGAGGCTGCACCTGAGAGATTCCGGAAAGGCATGGATATGGCAGTGGCGGAGGCTGGGCAGCAAAAGATCACCTGCATCATTAACGACGCTTTCTTGGTCTTTGGCTACGATATGGCTGCGGACATGCATGCAAAGTGGGTCCCATTATTCGTTGCCGCACCCTACGACCTCTCTGCCCACTTTTACAGTGCTCTCATCCATGAGACTTATGCTAAAGCTTGCGGTGGCAGTGAAGCTCATGGTAATGGCGGTGCAGTGGGAGATCTAAACCCTATTGACAAAACCCTAGATGCCATTCCAGGACTCTCCGTAATGCGCTTCGGGGACTTATCCCCtgacatacttcaagaaatACTTCCAGGTAATCACTCAAATCCTTCTCCAATTTTCGCAAGCGCACTGCGCAGAATTAGGGAAGTCCTGCCACGCGCAAATGCTGTTGTGATGAACTCTTTCCAAGAACTAAACTCAGCCATACTCACCGATGATCACAAGTCCAAGTTCCAAGACATTCTGTACGTGGGATTTCTCACAATAACAATCCCAACTCCACCCCTACCCCCATCGCATTCAGACGCCACAGGCTGCCTCCCATGGTTGGACGAGCAAAAGCCAACATCGGTAGCATATATAAGCTTTGGAACAGTGGCGGTGCTGCCACCCCACGAGTTTGCAGCTTTAGCAGAGGCGCTGGAAGCGAGTTGCGTTCCTTTTCTTTGGTCTCTTAGGGAAGACTTGAAAGCATTTCTGCCGAATGGTTTCCTCGAGAGGACAAGGAAACAAGGAAAAATAGTTCCCTGGGCACCCCAGACTCATGTCTTGTCACATAAAGCTGTAGGCGTGTACGTTACACACTGTGGATACAACTCTGTGTTTGAGAGCATTGTCGGAGAGGTTCCGATGATCTGCCGGCCGGTCTTAGGCGACGGTATGATGAACGCACGGATGGTAGAGGACGTGTGGGAGACAGGGGTTAGGGTTGAGGGAGGGGTGTTTACAAAGAATGGAATGGTCAAGAGCTTGGAGCTCGTTCTGGGACATGATGATCAACATCGGAggaggatgatgaagaagatcaGAGATCTTAAAGAGGTTGTAGTGAAAGCTGCCGGACCTGATGGGATTGCTTCCAAAGATTTCAAGACTTTGCTTGACCTAATCTCTCAATAA
- the LOC108993043 gene encoding E3 ubiquitin-protein ligase ATL42-like: protein MNRLSLLILQLNFMFFLVKAQSSSNHGDGPRNFQPSLGVVLGILLIMFSVTVLLLLYAKFYHRRGSVHGNTQNFGFLRSSSRFSGIDKTVIESLPFFRFSSLKGTKEGLECSVCLSKFEDSEILRLLPKCKHAFHIECIDNWLVKHSSCPLCRHRVSAEDPSIFTYTNSMRLMEQSERRADSNIELFVQREDESRGSSRFSIGSSFRKAEKGSNTNKEEKSLIKEEDGGGDEDHHKVLHKHNHKIIVSDFNFKNRWSSVSSSDLMFLNSEMITVMSSNRFSSLTLDSNNEQSSTARGVENEQVMTIKEEMEMKRSFESKISTLSNTGPVLLPGLASASDFAVNISQTSRLMNPGERRSMSEITALSRHGDSGMIKSRIGESYIVGNGVKEERLRRLWLPIARKTVQWYANRERWSQQNQKTPQALDV from the coding sequence ATGAATCGATTAAGTTTGCTCATTTTGCAACTCAATTTCATGTTCTTCCTTGTCAAAGCACAATCTTCTTCAAACCATGGGGATGGTCCACGAAATTTTCAACCAAGTCTTGGTGTTGTCTTGGGAATCCTCTTAATCATGTTTTCCGTGACAGTCCTCCTTCTGCTCTATGCCAAATTCTATCATCGGAGAGGATCTGTTCATGGCAATACACAGAACTTTGGATTTCTCAGATCAAGTTCTCGATTTTCCGGGATCGATAAAACTGTTATTGAGTCGCTTCCTTTCTTTAGATTCTCTTCGCTCAAGGGTACAAAGGAGGGTCTTGAATGTTCAGTCTGTCTATCCAAATTTGAAGATTCCGAAATCCTCCGCCTACTGCCCAAGTGCAAGCATGCCTTTCACATTGAATGCATCGACAATTGGCTTGTAAAGCACTCGAGCTGTCCTCTTTGCAGGCACAGGGTAAGCGCTGAAGACCCATCAATTTTTACATACACAAACAGTATGAGATTGATGGAGCAATCGGAGCGGAGAGCTGACTCCAACATAGAGCTCTTTGTCCAGAGAGAGGACGAGAGTCGAGGGTCTTCAAGATTCAGTATTGGAAGTAGCTTTCGAAAAGCTGAAAAGGGCAGTAATACTAATAAGGAAGAGAAATCGTTGATCAAGGAAGAAGATGGTGGGGGAGATGAGGATCATCATAAAGTCTTGCATAAGCACAACCACAAGATCATTGTATCTGACTTTAATTTCAAGAATCGGTGGAGCAGTGTGAGTTCTTCAGACTTGATGTTCTTGAACTCAGAGATGATAACCGTCATGTCAAGCAACAGATTCTCTTCTCTCACTCTGGATTCAAACAACGAGCAGTCCTCCACGGCAAGAGGTGTAGAAAATGAGCAGGTTATGACGATCAAAGAAGAGATGGAGATGAAGAGATCATTTGAAAGCAAGATTAGCACACTGAGCAATACAGGTCCAGTTTTGCTTCCAGGCCTTGCTTCTGCATCAGATTTTGCAGTAAATATTAGCCAGACATCAAGGCTTATGAATCCAGGAGAGAGAAGATCAATGTCAGAAATCACTGCTCTTTCAAGACATGGAGATTCGGGTATGATCAAGAGCAGAATTGGGGAGTCTTATATAGTTGGAAACGGGGTGAAAGAGGAAAGACTCAGGCGGCTTTGGTTGCCAATTGCCAGAAAAACAGTTCAATGGTATGCCAATAGAGAAAGATGGTCCCAACAGAATCAGAAAACACCACAAGCATTAGATGTATAA